The stretch of DNA AGTGCCGACTGCTCTGCCCTCAGGGAGGATCTGTGGGTGCGCGGGGGCCGCATCCTGGACCCAGAGAAGCTGTTTTTTGAGGAGAGGCGCGTGGCTGATGAGCAGCTGGACTGCGGAGGCCGCATCCTGGCGCCCGGCTTTATCGATGTGCAGATGAACGGTGCGGCCTGGCTTGGGCCAGGGAATCCAGGGGAGGAGCTCTGAGCACTGTGCTACCCCTTGTTTTCTGTGGCCACAGGTGGATTTGGTGTTGACTTCTCCAAGACCACGGaggatgtgggttctggggtcgCCCTAGTGGCCCGGAGGATCCTGTCCCATGGTGTCACCTCCTTTTGTCCCACCCTGGTCACTTCCCCACCAGAGATTTATCACAAGGTGAGATGAGGCTGTTTTACCCCTGAGCAAAGGAACCCCTTCCCCCCAGGGGTAgtagcctttttttgtttttgtttttttccccagagccagggtttctctgtgcaacagtcctagctatcctgggactagtagaccaggctggcctcaaactcccagagattcacctgcctttgcctcccaagtgctgggattaaaggcgggcgccaccacagcccggtcAGTAGCGTTTTCTTAACCTGAATGAGGCCTCCATCCACTTGGTTGTGAGGGGATGCTCCTCGCTCTTGTTCAGTTGTGcccttcctggtttctgcagctgCGGACATTTTCTGTCACCGTCACCATTCTAATCTGCCACACCCAGCGCCCTGTAGGCAGCCTCTGGGCCTCGGGAATTCTGCCCCAGCCATTGTCTCTAGTCAGGCTCTTCCTCCCTAACCTGCTCTATTATGTGACTCACCTGAATAAGCCTTTCAGAGAGAGCTGCTCTTCTCGCCACTGCCCTGCATCcctctcccttccaccctctctctaGAGGGAGGTCTGTTGTCATGGATCCCATTTTCCTGAGAAGGCTTTGCCACGGGTTTCCCAGTGTGAGCTCAGCTTGCTTGGGTGGCTGTCTTCAGCACATTCAAGAGCAGTTCGTGTGTATTCTGCCCTCTATCTCTCAGTCCTGAATTCTTGCTTAAAAGTATGGTATTCTCTTATGCAATGTAGTGCAGTTGATGAGGTTAGTAAACTGTTACCTGTACTTGAATGGGTTCTTCCTGTACCTGCTGTCACTTGCCTCAGCCAATTTTTCTCCCACTGCAGGATCCGTAATGGGATCGGGAAGTGTATGACTGTCTCTAGTTCCCCTTTTGGGTGTGTAGACTCAGAATCAGAGTGGGAGGCCATGGGCATTGAGTGTGGGCTGTGCCCTTGCTCCCATAGGCTTGGCTCCGGCCTCTTGACTTGCCACCCTTGGGAGACTTGGGACAACTTTACTCACTTTCGAGTCCCAATTTTCATTAAACCTAGAGTGAGAACAGTTAGTGGACACTTAACACATATTAAANNNNNNNNNNNNNNNNNNNNNNNNNNNNNNNNNNNNNNNNNNNNNNNNNNNNNNNNNNNNNNNNNNNNNNNNNNNNNNNNNNNNNNNNNNNNNNNNNNNNgagacagggtttctttggggctttggagcctgtcctggaactagctctgtagaccaggctggtctcgaactcacagagatcctcctgcctctgcctcctgagtgctgggattaaaggcgtgcgccaccaccacccggctaaataTTTCTTGAATGTTAACTAGAGATGTCTTTCTGGAAGTTTCCCAcagctctcccaccccaccctcaaaaGTGCAGCCTCACAGCAGATAGGTACTTGGTCCTCTCTTCTGATCTCACAGACTGGGTCTTGCTAGAGTAACCTTTAAGGTGACTGGTATCAGGACGTACCCCCTTCCTATCACATTCCCTTCCCACTAGTTAAGTTGCTTCTCTCTCCCTGAGGCACATTCCAACAGCTCCAggtctcccctctcctcccaggctCTTCCAGGAAGGCCTTGTTCTCCCGTTAGCCCTTCCCCCATGTGCCCTCACCCCTCCCAGCTTCCCTCTTGCTACAGGTGTGACTGGCAAGGTGCAAGGTGCAAGGCCGGCTCTCCCTCAGGTGGAGTGGGGGCTAACATTCCTGAAGTTTTCTTTCTGGCTCCTCATTGTAGTCTAAGCACCTAATAGGCCCGCAGAAAACCTTGGGAAGCAGGTGGGAAACAATGGCAGAGTGGGCAGCTCTGAGTATAACCCATAATATCCTATTGTATTTGAAACCCAGAGACTCTGCCCTCAAACCTCTCCCCCTCCTATGACTTCTAGGGCCCCTTCTCGCTGAGGGGCTTATCCAGTCGTCCAGGTACTATTCAGGTACCTTCATCAAGTCTGGTTCATCGGGACCACTCTTTTTCTGAGACTCACTCTCCTAGTTGGGCTTCAAGAAGACAGCTCTGCTGGATTGTTTTCTGCTTCAAATCTGATAGCTCTTGTTTATCCTGTTCTCTCTGCTGTGTGCTCTCACTTTGTCCTTCGAAGTGCTTTTctagaaaaaagcaggtgtgtgGACGTGTGCGTGCACTCATGCCCTCCATGGTCTCCTGGGACTTAGCTCGGCAGCAAgttcctttgcccactgagccatttcacttttttttttttgtcaaggaCTTAATGTATCCTAGATTGACTTCACTTtgtagttgaggctggccttgacctgcTGTCGCAGCCCCCACATACTATCGTGCCTAGCTCTGCTTGTTTAAGCTGCTAAGTTACCTGTGGGTAGGGGCAgcggcagctgctgctgctgctttgaaGATTTATCACTTTGAGTTATGTATAGATGCATATGTCTGCACGTGAGCATGTacgtgtgagtgcaggtgccttcaGAGGTGTCTggttcccctgaagctggagttgtcCAACCACCCGATGTGGGTACTGAACTGAACCCAGCCCTCTGCTGCCAAGTACTGCACGCTCTTCAGCACTgcgcctctctgtctctctagccctgcctttattctcatttgtttgtcctggctgtccttgacctCCAGTTAGATCAGAGATCAGCTGGCTTCTGTCTCCTAgtggggattaaaggctgcaccaccattGCTAGCTACGCTTTTATTCTCCCGATCCATGTTTTGGTTAGAGGTGAAGGAGGAATATTTGTGTTTGGGACTGGCAGACATGAAAGTatacttgctcttgcagaggattcaggtttggtttctagcacccacatcatgtgACTCATAATTGCCTGCagttccagttctaggggatttgtccctccttctggcctctacaggtaccaGGAGGGTACACATGTGTCTTACAAACAAATATGCAGGCACTTATGAAATAAACCAtgtctgtggtgctgaggattggtCCCAGGACTTTGTACACGCTAAGCAAAGTTAGTGCGCTACATTGCGAAGCCCAGAACTACTGGGATGTCCCAGCTGCACTTTAtttacctccccccccctttttttgatgGAGGGTCTTACTGTGTTGTATACGGGTCTCAAACTCCTGGACTCAAGTGATCTCCTGAGCATGGGGATAGCAGATAGTTACCACTGTGCACAATGTCTCCAATGTCTACTGTCTTGTTGTgagccattttgtttttttaagacagggtctctagctgggtggtggtggctcacacctttcatcccagcactcgggaggcagaggcaggaggatctctgtgagttcgaggcaagcctgttctacaagagcgagttccaggacaagttccaaagctacagagaaaccctgtctcaaaataccagaaaaaaaaaaaaaaaagacagggactCTGTGTGGGCCTGTTTGTCCTGGCACACTCATgagacaaggctgtccttgaactcagagtgtTACATTATGCCTGGCCTGTGTCTGCTGTCTTTAGGCTTCTCATGTTGTAGCTAAGAAGTAGGGAAGCCATCTGCTTGTTCCTTGATCCTTTGTGGGAACTACTTTCTCTCACCCTTTCATCTTGGCACCACTTTCTAGATGTTTCCTCAGcttctgtcttggaactcatccCATGGGATTCTTGCATACCTTTGAGTTTGGAGGAACGATTATTGCTCTGACATCTTGTCTGGCTTCATGGCTATAAAGCCTCATTGCCTGAGGGTATTAATGTTggcttttttctgtgtcctctctTGGCATCTTCTCTTTGCTGGCATGGTCATCTTGTTAgtgttccttcctctgcttcttgggGAAGTCAGTGTAGGCTGTTTAGTGGCTGGTACTAGCAGGCCACAAGGAATACCTACCCTTCAAGGGAAGCTTTGTGGGTTACCCCTGGTTGTGCTGCCAAGGTTCTGTCTCTGGGACTTGGGACTTGTGTGATCCCCTGGGAAGAGTCTTGTTTTCTTCAGAgggagcatttttatttttattttttttctttggagacagagtttctcagagcctgtcttggaaactagctcttgtagaccaggctggccttgaactcacaagagatctgcctgcctctgcctcccgagtgatgggattaaaggccagaAGAAGCTATTAAGAGACCCTTTAGGACGTAAACGTCTCAATATATGTATTCTGCCTCTACTGAGGCCCCCTTTCCAGTCCTGCCCCCAGCCTGTTTCTCATAGTGCTAGGTTCTGTGAGGCCTGAGTTTCCTGAGTCCCTCTCCAATGGAGATGTGTCCAGAGTCCGCCTGTTTGTTCCTCAGAGTCTGACTGACTGcccttctctcattctttgtCCTCAGATTTCTAAGcatgggtttggttttttttcatttgagacagggtatcatgtatcctaggctggtcttgaatttattacgtagctgaggctggcctgctTTCCTGCCAAGTGCTTGGGGTTGTAGGCACGCACTGCCATACTCAGCTGAAGGGTCTTAACTGCCCTTTGAGAGTGAGTAATCCCAAGGGAGGGTATTACTGTTTGTCTGGGGGCTTCCATAGCTGAAGGGTCTGGAGGGAGGGTTGTGGCTATACTTGGTCTCTTTCCCGAGGCTGTGAACTTCCTGATCAGAATGGTTGAGCCCTGTCCCCATCTGCACGGAGTCCCCCAGCCTCCAGCCCTCTGcttctgccctgccttcctcctgccacCTCCAACCTGCTTCCTTGTCCTGCAGCTTAGGGAGGCTGCAGTCATTTTTTCAGGGCTTTGACTACTCTATCCGGGCTGTTTGGCAGAAGCACTTTGAAGGCCAGAGCAGGTTAGAGCAGTCCTTGGTGCCTCCGTCAGGCTTCTGCGGCCTGGGGATGCTTTTGCCTCTTGGTCCTCAGGGTAGTTTAGCAAGTGTTCCCTGTTGCCATTTCTTCCTGCTTTGACCACTGGGGTGGGAAGGACAGTAGGGCTGGGCTGGGCCGGACCAGAGTCTTAAACCTCACCTGAAGATCTGACCTTGGTTGGACTGTGACCTCTGGGTGTTGAGCAGTGTGGAGGTGGGGGGCAGGGCTTTAACAGCTGGTTCCCCCTAGGTCCTTCCTCAGATTCCTGTGAAGAGTGGAGGTCCCCATGGGGCAGGGGTCCTCGGTGAGTGGTTAACTTCTTCCAAAATGCCcagtggggaagggagggcagatCAAGGGACTGGGGTGGGACTGCTAGGTGGAAATGCCTTCTAGAACCACCCTTGTCCTTCCTCTTAGGGGTGCACTTGGAGGGCCCATTCATCAGCCGAGAGAAGCGGGGTGCACACCCTGAGGCCTACCTCCGCTCCTTTGAAGACAATGCTTTTCATGATGTGCTGGCCACATATGGGTCTCTGGACAACGTCCGCATTGTGACACTTGCCCCTGAGTTAGAACGGAGCCATGAAGTGATCCAGGCATTGACAGCCCAAGGCATCCGTGTGTCTCTAGGTGAGAGGCCACCCGTCAGGGTTGCCTGCTCAGGGTTCTCAGCTGCTGCAGAAGCTTACCTTGGGTCCTCCATGCAGGGCATTCAGTGGCTGACCTGGGGGCTGCAGAAGTAGCAGTGCAGAGTGGAGCCACCTTTATCACCCACCTTTTCAATGCCATGTTGCCTGTGAGTGTCACCCCTGCTCCTGGGTGGACGGGGACTCAGGGACCAGTACTGTCACTCAGTTACATTCCCTCTTGCCCTGCCTAGTTCCACCACCGTGACCCAGGCATAGTGGGACTTCTCACCAGTGACAAGCTTCCCCCAGGCCACTGCATCTTCTATGGGATGATTGCTGACGGCATACACACTAACCCCGCAGCTCTGCGCATTGCTCATCGGGCCCATCCCCAGGGTGAGTAGCTGGGCAGGGTAGAGACAAGTAGGATAACAGCTGGCCAGGTCCTGAGCCGCTTCCTCCCCCAGGACTGGTGTTGGTCACGGATGCTGTCCCTGCCCTGGGCTTGGGCAATGGCCACCATACGCTGGGACagcaggaggtggaggtagaTGGACTCATAGCCTACATTGCAGGTGAGTGACTCCTGTACCCACATATGTGTGGTCTCGGCTTTTCCCTCGGGTACGCCCTGTTCATTTACTCACTGGGTTACCAGGCCCATAGAAACCCTCTCCTCCAATCCTGGCCTTTCTGCTCTCAAGGCACCAAGACTCTGTGCGGCAGCATAGCCCCCATGGATGTGTGCATCCGGCATTTCCTGCAGGCCACAGGTCAGTGGGCTGGTGTTCCTAGGTGTCTGAGGGCGGAGAATGTAACTGGGGAAAGCTAGAAG from Microtus ochrogaster isolate Prairie Vole_2 chromosome 7, MicOch1.0, whole genome shotgun sequence encodes:
- the Amdhd2 gene encoding N-acetylglucosamine-6-phosphate deacetylase, which encodes MRSGQPAAGAPVRQFTNCRILRGGTLLREDLWVRGGRILDPEKLFFEERRVADEQLDCGGRILAPGFIDVQMNGGFGVDFSKTTEDVGSGVALVARRILSHGVTSFCPTLVTSPPEIYHKVLPQIPVKSGGPHGAGVLGVHLEGPFISREKRGAHPEAYLRSFEDNAFHDVLATYGSLDNVRIVTLAPELERSHEVIQALTAQGIRVSLGHSVADLGAAEVAVQSGATFITHLFNAMLPFHHRDPGIVGLLTSDKLPPGHCIFYGMIADGIHTNPAALRIAHRAHPQGLVLVTDAVPALGLGNGHHTLGQQEVEVDGLIAYIAGTKTLCGSIAPMDVCIRHFLQATGCSVESALEAASLHPAQLLGLEKTKGSLDFGADADFVVLDDTLHVQATYISGELVWQAEEAGP